From the Lolium rigidum isolate FL_2022 chromosome 2, APGP_CSIRO_Lrig_0.1, whole genome shotgun sequence genome, one window contains:
- the LOC124692685 gene encoding 4-hydroxy-3-methylbut-2-en-1-yl diphosphate synthase (ferredoxin), chloroplastic, protein MSTGVAPAPLSYVRVRGGGIGFTRSVDFAKVLAVPATLRSGSSRARALVVRSSATDSDTMEMEPASEGSQLLVPKQKYCESIHQTRRRKTRTVMVGNVPMGSDHPIRIQTMTTSDTKDVAKTVEEVMRIADKGADFVRITVQGKREADACFDIKNTLVQKNYNIPLVADIHFAPAIALRVAECFDKIRVNPGNFADRRAQFEQLEYTEEDYEKELEHIQKVFTPLVEKCKKYGRAMRIGTNHGSLSDRIMSYYGDSPRGMVESALEFARICRSLDFHNFVFSMKASNPVVMVQAYRLLVAEMYNLGWDYPLHLGVTEAGEGEDGRMKSAIGIGTLLMDGLGDTIRVSLTEPPEEEIDPCSRLAKLGTQAANLQIGVAPFEEKHRRYFDFQRRTGQLPLQKEGEVVDYRGVLHRDGSVLMSVSLDQLKAPELLYKSLATKLVVGMPFKDLATVDSILLRELPPVEDAQARLALKRLVDISMGVLTPLSEQLTKPLPHAIVLVTLDELSSDSIKLLPEGTRFAVTLRGDESYEQLDVLKSADNIIMLLHNVPYGEEKTGRVQTARRLFEYLETNSLNFPVIHHIDFPQSIDRDGLVIGAGANVGALLVDGLGDGLLLEATNQEFEFLRDTSFNLLQGCRMRNTKTEYVSCPSCGRTLFDLQEISAEIREKTSHLPGVSIAIMGCIVNGPGEMADADFGYVGGAPGKIDLYVGKTVVQRGIAMEGATDALIQLIKDHGRWVDPPVEE, encoded by the exons ATGTCGACCGGCGTGGCACCAGCTCCGCTCTCCTATGTCAGGGTCCGTGGCGGCGGCATCGGCTTCACCAGGAGCGTCGACTTCGCAAAGGTCCTGGCCGTCCCCGCTACGCTCAGGTCGGGCTCATCAAGAGCCAGGGCGCTCGTCGTCAGGAGCTCAGCTACAGACTCTGATACTATGGAGATGGAACCTGCTTCAGAAGGAAGCCAACTTCTAG TTCCCAAGCAGAAGTACTGTGAATCTATCCatcagacgaggaggaggaaaaccCGTACTGTCATGGTCGGGAATGTGCCAATGGGCAGCGATCATCCCATAAGGATTCAGACTATGACTACTTCAGATACCAAGGACGTTGCCAAGACCGTGGAAGAG GTCATGAGGATAGCGGATAAAGGTGCTGATTTTGTCAGAATAACCGTCCAGGGTAAGAGGGAGGCTGATGCCTGCTTTGACATTAAGAACACTCTTGTTCAGAAGAA TTACAACATTCCCTTGGTGGCCGATATTCATTTCGCACCAGCGATAGCTCTAAGAGTGGCGGAATGCTTCGACAAGATTCGCGTTAACCCAGGGAATTTCG CCGATCGCCGTGCACAATTTGAGCAGCTGGAATATACCGAAGAAGATTACGAAAAGGAGCTTGAGCATATTCAGAAG GTCTTTACTCCATTGGTTGAGAAGTGCAAGAAGTATGGAAGAGCCATGCGTATTGGAACAAACCATGGTAGTCTTTCTGACCGCATCATGAGCTACTATGGAGATTCTCCAAGGGGAATG GTTGAGTCTGCTTTGGAGTTTGCTAGGATCTGTCGCAGTTTGGACTTCCATAACTTTGTGTTTTCAATGAAAGCAAGTAACCCCGTTGTCATGGTCCAAGCATATCGCTTGCTTGTAGCAGAAATGTATAATCTTGGATGGGATTATCCTTTGCACTTGGGAGTTACTGAAGCTGGTGAGGGTGAAGATGGGAGGATGAAGTCTGCTATTGGCATCGGAACACTTTTGATG GATGGCTTGGGTGATACAATCCGTGTATCCCTCACAGAACCACCAGAAGAGGAAATTGATCCTTGCAGTAGACTGGCAAAACTTGGAACTCAGGCTGCAAACCTTCAAATAGGAGTG GCCCCATTTGAAGAAAAACATAGGCGCTATTTCGATTTCCAGCGTAGAACTGGTCAGTTGCCATTACAGAAGGAG GGTGAGGTAGTAGATTACAGAGGTGTCCTGCATCGTGATGGCTCTGTTCTGATGTCAGTTTCATTGGATCAGCTGAAG GCTCCAGAGCTCCTTTATAAGTCTCTTGCTACGAAGCTTGTGGTTGGAATGCCTTTCAAG GATTTGGCAACTGTAGATTCAATCCTTTTGAGGGAACTCCCCCCTGTAGAAGATGCTCAAGCT AGGCTTGCACTCAAAAGATTAGTGGATATCAGCATGGGTGTGTTGACTCCCTTATCAGAGCAATTAACAAAGCCACTCCCACATGCAATTGTGCTTGTCACCCTGGACGAACTATCAAGTGATTCAATCAAGCTGTTGCCAGAAG GCACTAGATTTGCTGTTACGCTCCGTGGAGATGAATCATACGAGCAGCTAGATGTTCTTAAGAGTGCTGATAATATAATAATGTTGTTACACAATGTTCCATATGGTGAAGAGAAGACTGGAAGAGTACAAACTGCTAGGAG GTTGTTCGAGTACTTAGAGACCAACAGTTTGAACTTCCCTGTGATCCATCACATCGATTTCCCTCAAAGCATTGATAG AGATGGTCTCGTTATTGGTGCTGGTGCCAATGTTGGCGCTCTTCTAGTTGATGGTCTTGGTGATGGTTTACTTCTTGAAGCTACTAACCAAGAGTTTGAGTTCTTGAGGGATACATCCTTCAACTTGCTACAGGGTTGCCGGATGCGCAACACAAAAACC GAATACGTGTCTTGTCCTTCTTGTGGGCGAACACTCTTCGACCTCCAAGAGATCAGCGCTGAGATCAGAGAGAAGACCTCTCATCTGCCAGGCGTCTCT ATTGCTATCATGGGCTGCATTGTTAATGGGCCAGGAGAGATGGCCGATGCCGACTTTGGATATGTCGGAGGTGCTCCCGGAAAGATCGATCTTTACGTCGGCAAG ACTGTTGTGCAGCGGGGAATTGCAATGGAGGGAGCCACTGATGCCTTGATTCAGCTCATCAAGGACCATGGCCGTTGGGTGGATCCTCCAGTTGAGGAGTAG